In Candidatus Afararchaeum irisae, a genomic segment contains:
- a CDS encoding hemolysin family protein, with amino-acid sequence MVTVSTVVLLGVGAMVLLMVLSAFFSSSEIAMFSLERHKIESMENSDDKRASVLSELRSDPHRLLVTILVGNNVVNIAMSSIATVLFGIYFTNSGLAVTAATVVVSFFVLILGESAPKSYAVENTESWALRISRPLRLSQKIMYPAILFFDYLTRGVNKITGGRSDIESSYITREEIRGILRTGERQGAIEEDERRMLQRVLSFRNTIAKEVMTPRLDIVAVDDETSLDEIQEICVENHYTRLPVYHDTLDHIEGIVDLRDVLRARQTGETLDDIIQPTLHVPETKEIDELLTEMRLERIRLSVVIDEFGSTQGIVSIEDMVEEIVGEIFETQQEEPPIEKVDDTTVVVKGEVNIDEVNETLGVDLPEEGEFETVAGFIYNRMGRLVDEDETIQHDGVSLTVEETEGTRILRVRIQKTEDDSKDATETHTHKETEPRRDGDRDTDTDAKRAEEETG; translated from the coding sequence ATGGTAACAGTATCTACTGTCGTACTTCTCGGCGTTGGAGCCATGGTTCTTCTCATGGTTCTGAGTGCTTTCTTCTCCTCCAGCGAGATAGCCATGTTCTCCCTAGAGAGACACAAGATAGAGTCTATGGAGAACTCCGACGACAAGAGAGCCTCCGTCTTAAGTGAGCTACGTTCCGATCCTCACCGTCTACTCGTGACTATACTCGTCGGGAACAACGTCGTCAACATAGCGATGTCGAGTATAGCGACCGTTCTATTCGGCATCTACTTCACCAACAGCGGCTTAGCCGTCACGGCGGCGACCGTAGTTGTGAGTTTCTTCGTCCTCATACTCGGAGAGAGCGCGCCGAAGTCCTACGCCGTCGAGAACACCGAGTCGTGGGCTCTCCGAATCTCACGTCCTCTCAGGCTCTCACAGAAGATAATGTACCCCGCTATACTCTTCTTCGACTACCTCACGCGCGGGGTCAACAAGATAACGGGAGGACGCTCGGACATAGAGTCGTCCTACATCACGCGCGAGGAGATAAGAGGCATACTCCGTACGGGTGAGCGTCAAGGTGCGATAGAGGAAGACGAGAGACGTATGCTCCAGAGGGTTCTGAGCTTCAGAAACACGATAGCCAAGGAGGTCATGACACCACGCCTCGACATAGTCGCTGTCGACGACGAGACCTCTCTCGACGAGATCCAGGAGATCTGTGTCGAGAACCATTACACACGTCTACCCGTCTACCACGACACACTCGACCATATCGAGGGGATAGTCGACCTGCGTGACGTTCTGAGAGCGAGACAGACGGGCGAGACACTCGATGACATAATACAGCCGACTCTCCACGTTCCCGAGACGAAGGAGATAGACGAACTCCTCACTGAGATGAGGCTCGAACGGATACGTCTCTCTGTCGTCATAGACGAGTTCGGATCGACACAGGGAATCGTCTCGATAGAGGACATGGTCGAGGAGATAGTCGGCGAGATATTCGAGACACAGCAGGAGGAGCCGCCTATAGAGAAGGTCGACGACACGACCGTCGTGGTCAAGGGAGAGGTCAACATAGACGAGGTCAACGAGACACTCGGCGTCGACCTCCCCGAGGAGGGTGAGTTCGAGACCGTCGCAGGATTCATATACAACCGGATGGGGCGTCTCGTAGACGAGGACGAGACCATACAGCACGACGGTGTCAGTCTCACGGTAGAGGAGACAGAGGGGACGAGGATTCTCCGTGTCAGGATACAGAAGACGGAGGACGACTCGAAAGACGCCACAGAGACTCATACTCATAAAGAGACCGAGCCCCGTAGAGACGGTGACCGTGACACCGACACTGACGCGAAAAGAGCCGAGGAGGAAACAGGATGA
- a CDS encoding acylphosphatase — MTEEIRAHVFVSGKVQGVYYRANTRDTARENGVDGWVTNLDDGRVEAVFEGERDAVEETVEWCHEGSPAAEVEGVEVDWEEPTGEFDGFGIRY, encoded by the coding sequence ATGACGGAAGAAATCAGAGCCCACGTCTTCGTCTCGGGGAAGGTACAGGGAGTCTACTACCGCGCAAACACACGTGACACGGCGCGCGAGAACGGCGTCGACGGCTGGGTCACGAACTTAGACGACGGACGCGTCGAGGCTGTCTTCGAGGGAGAACGCGACGCAGTCGAGGAGACAGTCGAGTGGTGTCACGAGGGTAGCCCCGCGGCGGAAGTCGAAGGGGTCGAGGTAGACTGGGAGGAACCAACCGGGGAGTTCGACGGCTTCGGTATCAGGTACTGA
- a CDS encoding vWA domain-containing protein: MEIDRREKAQVIIVAGFLVALGIIGVTVMLNSAAYTQNSIADSRSSPSPSLSQSTVEYEETVESGARDIMGAINKRSIYENWTNAEVRDEFNRSMRNYTRKVQRIYAPRRTAVDVEYSVSQASTPALRLGQKKPKNFSEPIRRDPLDASLVIDTSGSMEDNDPNDIRVDASKDFVGALNSSRDNISVLDFDEDTYEVPSSYRQNSSDSLGVTNTVYFKSLPENKNINDTIDKMSEDDGSTYIGGGLRSSLREFDANSSSSAENVTIILTDGQNQYGWVNYEGKSISDDIDGDYEDCRSEWAFIDEEPPNSEEIDECGGSSFRDVNLNNRTKYWAREANRTDTTVHTVGLGDSVNGTLLKYIATETGGNYNHADNADELTDIFRDIAEEITSPDKLIADNITQIHSMRYNVTEFNDDSGNFSLLVQNQSTSHNRTIWRMDVENPGYYGDDKNPEIRISHQNESTNTKEVLENHTYNGTPVEIGVTNNSINSTPRNLHSDLLYASDPENTTYRILIKGGVNAKGTYDIQIDSDSTSKICGSKTFCSNASVYTVGALQNVRLNLSYADSSLRHTNSISAGAPAMTMISYPSVFNPDKDIPPNLINGTNVSDPDKINITYMSANDDRYANLTENRSDNFDHGHDLRVGSQTSGIQKAWDRHEVELRYSLTGSEAMEIVPVYESNASEIDPTTDYTVPPTSGMIKTESYTLSDVESEAINSTDNGDLFIVFRDTDPSRDDDTNNTLKVYYQRVKSIKTYGGGS, from the coding sequence ATGGAGATAGACCGACGCGAGAAAGCACAGGTCATCATAGTCGCGGGCTTCCTCGTCGCTCTCGGAATAATTGGCGTGACGGTGATGCTCAACTCGGCTGCGTACACACAGAACTCGATCGCCGACTCACGCTCTTCACCGTCGCCCTCGCTGTCACAGAGCACAGTCGAGTACGAAGAGACTGTCGAGTCGGGAGCGCGTGACATCATGGGCGCGATCAACAAGAGGAGCATCTACGAGAACTGGACTAATGCTGAGGTCAGGGACGAGTTCAACAGGTCGATGAGGAACTACACGAGGAAGGTTCAGAGAATCTACGCTCCGAGACGTACCGCTGTTGACGTAGAGTACTCGGTGAGCCAGGCGTCGACTCCGGCTCTGAGACTGGGGCAGAAGAAGCCGAAGAATTTCTCGGAGCCCATTAGACGCGATCCTCTAGATGCTTCTCTCGTGATTGATACCTCAGGATCGATGGAAGATAATGATCCTAATGACATAAGAGTAGATGCTTCGAAGGATTTCGTGGGTGCTCTGAACTCCTCTAGGGATAACATCTCTGTCTTGGACTTCGACGAGGATACATACGAAGTGCCTTCGAGTTATAGACAGAATAGCAGTGATAGTCTCGGCGTGACTAATACTGTTTATTTCAAGTCTTTACCAGAGAATAAAAATATAAATGATACTATTGATAAGATGTCTGAGGATGACGGAAGTACATATATAGGCGGAGGTTTACGAAGCTCACTTCGAGAATTTGATGCCAACAGTAGCTCCTCAGCCGAAAATGTCACTATCATACTGACAGACGGTCAAAACCAGTACGGTTGGGTGAATTACGAAGGCAAGAGTATCTCGGATGATATTGATGGAGATTATGAAGACTGCAGGAGCGAATGGGCGTTTATCGATGAAGAACCTCCTAACTCAGAGGAAATAGATGAATGTGGTGGCTCTTCGTTTAGAGACGTTAACCTCAACAATAGAACTAAATACTGGGCTAGAGAGGCAAACAGAACAGATACTACTGTGCATACTGTTGGTCTGGGTGACTCGGTTAATGGGACTTTATTAAAATACATAGCGACGGAGACCGGCGGTAATTATAACCACGCCGATAACGCCGATGAACTCACTGATATTTTTAGAGATATAGCCGAGGAAATAACCAGTCCCGACAAACTCATCGCCGACAATATAACACAGATCCACAGTATGCGATACAACGTCACTGAGTTCAACGATGATAGCGGAAACTTCAGCCTTCTAGTCCAGAACCAGTCGACATCTCATAACAGAACTATCTGGCGTATGGATGTTGAGAACCCCGGCTACTATGGGGACGACAAGAACCCTGAAATTAGGATCAGTCACCAGAATGAATCTACCAATACTAAAGAGGTTCTGGAGAACCACACCTACAACGGCACGCCCGTAGAGATTGGTGTCACCAACAACTCGATAAACTCGACGCCAAGAAACCTCCACTCCGACCTACTATACGCTTCTGATCCCGAGAACACGACCTATCGGATTCTGATAAAGGGCGGCGTGAACGCCAAGGGAACCTACGACATACAGATTGACTCCGACTCGACTTCGAAGATCTGTGGATCGAAGACCTTCTGTTCGAACGCGTCGGTCTACACGGTCGGCGCGTTACAGAACGTCCGTCTCAACCTATCGTACGCCGACTCGTCGCTCCGCCACACCAACAGCATCTCGGCGGGTGCTCCGGCTATGACGATGATCAGTTATCCGAGCGTCTTCAACCCCGACAAGGACATACCGCCTAACCTCATCAACGGCACGAACGTCTCCGACCCTGACAAGATCAACATCACCTACATGAGTGCGAACGACGACAGGTACGCCAACCTCACCGAAAACAGGTCGGATAACTTCGACCACGGACACGATCTCCGCGTGGGTTCTCAGACCTCGGGGATACAGAAGGCGTGGGACAGGCACGAGGTCGAACTGAGGTACAGCCTCACAGGTTCTGAGGCGATGGAGATTGTTCCCGTCTACGAGTCGAACGCGAGTGAGATCGACCCGACTACTGACTACACAGTTCCGCCTACGTCAGGGATGATAAAAACCGAGAGCTACACTCTCTCCGACGTGGAGTCAGAGGCGATAAACTCGACAGACAATGGCGACCTATTCATAGTCTTCCGGGACACCGACCCGAGTAGAGACGACGACACTAACAACACCCTGAAGGTCTACTATCAGCGCGTGAAGTCGATAAAGACCTACGGAGGCGGGTCGTAA
- a CDS encoding CBS domain-containing protein yields the protein MKVSEVMETDVVTASPDETVSEVARSLRENDVSGMPVVEDNVVLGVVSEADLLDLIDTKEEEKNIWLPSPFEAIELPLRAFPLREWLERHDIIEEELEDIGEMPVRDVMTRDVKTASADDTVEDASHLMVNYSINRLPVLDEDGDFVGIVTREDILEGIVD from the coding sequence ATGAAGGTCAGTGAGGTGATGGAGACCGACGTCGTTACGGCTTCGCCCGACGAGACAGTGAGCGAGGTGGCTAGGAGTCTGCGCGAGAACGACGTGAGCGGGATGCCCGTCGTAGAGGACAACGTCGTCCTCGGAGTGGTGAGCGAGGCTGACCTTCTCGATCTCATAGACACGAAGGAGGAGGAGAAGAACATCTGGCTTCCGTCACCCTTTGAGGCGATAGAGCTTCCCCTCAGAGCGTTCCCTCTCAGAGAGTGGCTTGAGAGACACGACATAATAGAGGAAGAGCTCGAAGACATAGGAGAGATGCCCGTGAGAGACGTCATGACACGTGACGTCAAGACGGCGTCGGCGGACGACACAGTCGAAGATGCGTCTCATCTCATGGTGAATTACAGCATCAACCGTCTTCCCGTTCTCGACGAGGACGGCGACTTCGTCGGAATTGTGACGCGAGAGGACATACTCGAAGGTATAGTCGACTAG
- a CDS encoding histone deacetylase, producing MTLGLVYDDDYLLHEHTPTHPERRERLAYTMDQLEEEGVFDLPEVELVEPSPASYEDLLRVHDEEYLESLRSMSDSGDGSLSPDTHVSEHTWDSARLSAGGVKLGGELVVDGDYDTSFVMSRPGGHHAFPDRGHGFCFINNTAVMVKYLQEAKDVGKVLIWDWDAHHFDGTQEIFYDDPSVLAVSTHQDGKTLFPGTGYAHEVGKGDGEGYTVNVPLPPKTGDDGYLRVVEEVFEPVAREFNPDLLFIEAGQDNHFTDPITDLGVTASGYASLMQKALDTAEEVCDGRVVASLSGGYGIEGGLPYTNLAVIGSLAGLDTSQIREPSIYDPPTESPDVSDVLEEVKDIQSEYWDL from the coding sequence GTGACTCTCGGGCTAGTCTACGACGACGACTACCTACTCCACGAACACACTCCGACCCATCCCGAGAGACGCGAACGTCTCGCCTACACGATGGATCAGCTTGAGGAGGAGGGTGTCTTCGATCTCCCCGAGGTTGAGCTAGTCGAGCCTTCTCCCGCGTCGTACGAAGACCTCCTGCGTGTCCACGACGAGGAGTACTTAGAGAGCCTGAGGTCCATGTCCGACTCGGGCGACGGCTCCCTGAGCCCTGACACACATGTCTCCGAACACACGTGGGACTCGGCACGTCTCTCAGCGGGTGGCGTAAAGCTCGGGGGCGAGTTAGTCGTCGACGGTGACTACGACACCTCGTTCGTGATGTCACGTCCCGGGGGACACCACGCTTTCCCCGACAGAGGGCACGGCTTCTGTTTCATAAACAACACCGCCGTGATGGTGAAGTATCTACAGGAGGCCAAGGACGTCGGCAAGGTTCTGATCTGGGACTGGGACGCCCACCACTTCGACGGCACACAGGAGATATTCTACGACGACCCCTCGGTTCTCGCAGTCTCGACACACCAGGACGGCAAGACACTCTTCCCCGGTACGGGGTACGCACACGAGGTCGGAAAGGGCGACGGAGAGGGATACACCGTCAACGTGCCTCTTCCCCCAAAGACGGGCGACGACGGCTATCTCAGGGTCGTCGAGGAGGTCTTCGAGCCCGTGGCGCGCGAGTTCAACCCCGACTTACTCTTCATAGAGGCGGGTCAGGACAACCATTTCACCGATCCCATCACGGATCTTGGCGTCACTGCGAGTGGCTACGCTTCTCTTATGCAGAAAGCCCTCGATACAGCCGAGGAAGTCTGTGACGGAAGGGTGGTGGCGTCTCTCTCGGGAGGATACGGAATAGAAGGCGGTCTTCCCTACACCAACCTCGCAGTCATAGGCTCTCTCGCGGGTCTCGACACCTCACAGATACGTGAACCCTCGATCTACGATCCTCCGACGGAGTCGCCCGATGTCTCTGATGTCTTAGAAGAGGTAAAGGATATACAGTCGGAGTACTGGGATCTCTAG
- the serS gene encoding serine--tRNA ligase, with product MLDPDYLRENPDEVKEAMERRGSDADIDGILERDERWRELKQKGDDLRHERNQTSQRIAELKQEGKDDEAEEAIQRSQELKEEIEEVEEEAERLKEERDEMLLRVPNVPHDSVPVGEDEDDNVEVRRWGWDDRRNHGFEIEPHDVLAEEKGLIDFERASRISGSGFYFMRGKGAKLHHGLVEFMRDLHDDDYEEVYPPVLVDTDAMKGTGQYPKFIEEGDAYGVKDEDLWLIPTAEVPVTNMYKGEYLSADELPIYHQAVSACFRREAGKHGTETRGIARVHQFDKVELVKFAEPDESYDEHETLLGDAERVLQELGLPYRVLELCTGDLSFAAAKCYDLEVWAPAHERWLEVSSVSNFEDFQARRAELKYRPEPHLDLEHIHTLNGSGLAVPRVIIAILEYYQTEDGTVEVPEALQEYVGFDEI from the coding sequence ATGCTCGATCCCGACTACTTACGTGAGAACCCCGACGAGGTCAAGGAGGCGATGGAGAGACGCGGCTCAGACGCCGACATAGACGGAATACTCGAACGTGACGAGAGATGGCGCGAACTCAAACAGAAGGGCGACGACCTGAGGCACGAGAGGAACCAGACGAGCCAGAGGATCGCAGAGCTCAAACAGGAGGGAAAGGACGACGAGGCGGAGGAAGCGATACAGAGGAGCCAGGAACTCAAGGAGGAGATAGAGGAGGTCGAGGAGGAGGCGGAGAGGCTCAAGGAGGAACGTGACGAGATGCTCCTACGTGTCCCGAACGTACCTCACGACTCGGTACCAGTCGGCGAAGACGAGGACGACAACGTCGAGGTTCGACGGTGGGGATGGGACGACAGACGTAACCACGGCTTCGAGATCGAGCCCCACGACGTCTTAGCCGAGGAGAAAGGTCTCATAGACTTCGAGAGGGCTTCACGTATATCGGGTTCGGGATTCTACTTCATGCGCGGAAAGGGGGCGAAGCTACACCACGGTCTCGTCGAGTTCATGCGCGACCTCCACGACGACGACTACGAGGAGGTCTATCCTCCCGTTCTGGTCGACACAGACGCGATGAAGGGGACGGGACAGTACCCCAAGTTCATAGAGGAGGGCGACGCCTACGGCGTCAAGGACGAGGATCTCTGGCTGATTCCGACTGCGGAAGTCCCCGTCACGAATATGTACAAGGGCGAGTACCTCAGCGCCGACGAGCTTCCGATATACCACCAGGCGGTCTCGGCGTGTTTCAGGAGAGAGGCGGGGAAACACGGCACAGAGACGCGGGGGATAGCGCGTGTCCACCAGTTCGACAAGGTCGAGTTGGTGAAGTTCGCCGAGCCCGACGAGAGCTACGACGAACACGAAACACTCCTGGGCGACGCCGAGAGGGTTCTTCAGGAGCTCGGACTTCCGTACCGCGTCCTCGAACTCTGCACGGGCGACCTGTCGTTCGCCGCCGCGAAATGTTACGACCTGGAGGTCTGGGCACCCGCACACGAGCGATGGCTCGAAGTCTCGTCGGTCTCGAACTTCGAGGACTTCCAGGCGAGACGCGCCGAACTCAAGTACAGACCCGAGCCACATCTCGACCTCGAACATATACATACCCTCAACGGAAGCGGTCTCGCAGTTCCGCGAGTCATCATAGCGATCCTGGAGTACTACCAGACGGAGGACGGCACCGTCGAGGTTCCCGAGGCTCTTCAGGAGTACGTCGGGTTCGACGAGATATAG
- a CDS encoding amidohydrolase family protein yields the protein MEKVEGRILRVLSDTDEVDVVEGTLHIEDGVITEVTEEPVASDDIVMPAFVNAHTHIGDSVAKEAGRGLSLDERVAPPDGLKHRILRDVTQEEKTDAMTKTVEFMRDSGTGAFVDFREGGAEGVESLRRAAEGTGVEAVAMGRGDPSVLDVADGYGASGTRDGDFGEPRREARSLGKPFGIHAGERDADDIDDAFDLDPDFLVHMVHARDADLEKLEDDEIPVAVCPRSNLVTDVGLPPVEDLVEHTDVALGTDNVMLNSPSVWREMEFTSKLYDVSDDEVLRMATVNGGKLLGRDDLGVIEEGAEARLTVLGTSGELDGVRDAVAGVVRRAGAVDVRRVVVPS from the coding sequence ATGGAAAAGGTCGAGGGACGTATTCTACGAGTACTGAGCGACACAGACGAGGTCGATGTCGTAGAGGGCACCCTCCATATCGAGGACGGCGTAATCACCGAGGTAACCGAGGAGCCGGTCGCCTCCGACGACATCGTTATGCCGGCTTTCGTCAACGCACACACCCACATAGGCGACTCGGTTGCGAAGGAAGCCGGAAGGGGTCTCTCGCTCGACGAGAGGGTCGCGCCGCCCGATGGACTCAAACACCGCATACTCCGCGACGTTACACAGGAGGAGAAGACTGATGCTATGACGAAGACAGTCGAGTTCATGCGCGACTCGGGTACGGGAGCCTTCGTCGACTTCAGAGAGGGCGGAGCCGAGGGGGTCGAGAGTCTCCGGCGCGCAGCCGAAGGAACGGGTGTCGAGGCTGTAGCGATGGGACGTGGCGACCCTTCCGTCTTAGACGTCGCCGACGGCTACGGTGCGAGCGGCACGAGAGACGGAGACTTCGGCGAACCGAGACGTGAGGCGCGCAGTCTCGGGAAGCCCTTCGGGATACACGCCGGAGAGCGCGACGCTGACGACATAGACGACGCATTCGACCTCGATCCCGACTTCCTCGTCCATATGGTACACGCCCGCGACGCCGACCTCGAAAAGCTCGAAGACGACGAGATACCCGTCGCTGTCTGTCCGCGGTCGAACCTCGTGACTGACGTGGGTCTGCCTCCCGTCGAGGATCTCGTCGAACACACCGACGTCGCCCTCGGTACCGACAACGTGATGCTCAACTCGCCGTCTGTCTGGAGGGAGATGGAGTTCACCTCGAAGCTCTACGACGTCTCCGACGACGAGGTTCTGCGGATGGCGACAGTCAACGGTGGTAAGCTCTTAGGCAGGGACGACCTCGGAGTAATCGAGGAGGGCGCCGAGGCACGTCTCACTGTTCTCGGTACGTCGGGAGAGCTAGACGGAGTCAGAGACGCCGTCGCGGGAGTCGTGAGAAGAGCCGGAGCCGTCGATGTCAGACGCGTAGTCGTGCCGTCGTAG
- a CDS encoding hydantoinase/oxoprolinase family protein, translating to MIIGVDAGGTNVDAVGLDPEDGVVTTSKASLDPSNPSKSVRDSVSKLETRGEEVERVVVATTLVLNSALQDRLPDATNVVVPGPGLSPSLAFHGDENILARGAIDHRGRVTEKAQIGEKPSNPVVAVTSKFSPRNPEVEEAVADEISEDADFIALGNESGGKLGFPERAATTVFNAKSKTVFESFEDDIGEALADAGVDAPVYYLKGDGAMLSEDAALSNPSHTVRSGSAASALGLAALSGRRDAVCVDIGGTTTDITVLDGGFPVTDEGYTVNGLSTYYDGVDSVNLPVGGDTAVVDGELGDYRGSSAVAFGGDTPTPTDALHALGEMDEGDVEAAESAVESSGATAEGIIDEAVSRIADEVGRLSRSYDKDLLVAGGVLAPYIAPRIREATQTDIGVVVPENAEVSGAVGCAAARVSVKTDIHIDTVQNVTTVTALGSTKREAGYDQLTHEEIERIACEEALRAAKDAGAGEDTGMDEVETVNMRRFNVVENSRVVGQIADATAQVVPDLSYTNRHVPSHSRGEKQ from the coding sequence ATGATAATAGGAGTAGACGCCGGAGGAACCAACGTCGACGCCGTGGGTCTCGATCCCGAGGACGGAGTCGTGACCACCTCGAAGGCTAGCCTCGACCCCTCCAACCCCTCGAAGTCGGTACGTGACTCGGTTTCTAAGCTCGAAACACGTGGGGAGGAAGTCGAACGCGTAGTCGTCGCCACGACACTCGTTCTCAACTCGGCTTTACAGGACAGGCTTCCAGACGCCACGAACGTCGTTGTTCCGGGTCCGGGTCTCTCGCCCAGCTTAGCTTTCCACGGTGACGAGAATATACTCGCGAGGGGTGCGATAGACCACAGGGGACGTGTCACCGAAAAAGCACAGATCGGGGAGAAGCCCTCGAACCCGGTCGTTGCTGTGACCTCGAAGTTCTCTCCGAGAAACCCCGAGGTCGAAGAGGCGGTCGCAGACGAGATCAGTGAAGACGCCGACTTCATCGCCCTCGGAAACGAGTCGGGAGGAAAGCTCGGATTTCCCGAGCGCGCCGCGACCACAGTCTTCAACGCCAAGTCGAAGACAGTCTTCGAGAGCTTCGAGGACGACATAGGCGAGGCACTCGCTGACGCGGGCGTCGACGCTCCGGTCTACTACCTCAAGGGAGACGGAGCGATGTTATCCGAGGACGCCGCCCTCTCTAACCCGTCACACACGGTCAGGAGTGGCTCGGCGGCGAGCGCGCTCGGACTCGCGGCTCTTTCGGGGAGACGCGACGCCGTCTGTGTCGACATAGGCGGCACTACGACCGACATAACAGTCCTCGACGGTGGCTTTCCGGTTACCGACGAGGGCTATACGGTCAACGGTCTGAGTACATACTACGACGGCGTCGACTCGGTAAACCTCCCCGTCGGTGGCGACACGGCTGTCGTCGACGGCGAACTCGGGGACTACCGTGGGTCTTCGGCTGTCGCATTCGGGGGGGACACTCCTACTCCTACGGACGCCCTACATGCCCTCGGCGAGATGGACGAGGGGGACGTCGAGGCTGCTGAGTCAGCCGTCGAGTCGTCGGGGGCTACTGCGGAGGGTATAATAGACGAAGCCGTCTCACGTATAGCCGACGAGGTCGGACGTCTCTCACGGAGCTACGACAAGGATCTCCTCGTAGCCGGCGGTGTTCTCGCACCGTATATCGCTCCACGTATACGTGAGGCGACCCAGACCGACATCGGTGTCGTAGTTCCCGAGAACGCCGAGGTATCGGGAGCCGTGGGATGTGCCGCGGCACGTGTGAGTGTCAAGACGGACATACACATAGACACGGTTCAGAACGTCACCACTGTCACAGCCCTCGGCTCTACTAAGAGGGAGGCAGGATACGACCAACTCACCCACGAAGAGATTGAACGTATAGCGTGTGAGGAGGCACTCAGGGCAGCCAAGGACGCAGGTGCGGGGGAGGACACAGGGATGGACGAGGTCGAGACGGTCAACATGCGCAGGTTCAACGTCGTCGAGAACAGCCGTGTCGTGGGACAGATAGCCGACGCCACCGCACAGGTCGTCCCCGATCTCAGCTACACAAACAGACACGTCCCCAGCCACAGTCGAGGTGAGAAACAGTGA
- a CDS encoding class I SAM-dependent methyltransferase family protein, whose translation MSDDRIRSACVKVDVKEGESTRQLLGETDAVDDDLKLRTEDGYLYIPVESKNVVPESLDAEICEAEFEERETLVSPEDILGYSPTFEAVGDIALIEEREDDEVDTDTENVGEAVVEADNNITTALAVESKVKGRERLRDLRHVYGDETTETVHREYGVELRVDVSEVYFTPRLANERQRVVSQIDEGERVLDMFAGVGPYSVPAAKKGAEVTAVDVNPDAVEYLRQNAERNGVGDRISVVEGDARDVARRLGGFDRIIMNLPQSADDFLDAAVEAAGDGCVIHYYDMRHEDDLFEGGVDEIREAASDGGYEIEVLDEVNVRSYAPYEYNVCIDARLKEEEEDESCV comes from the coding sequence ATGTCAGACGACAGAATCCGGTCGGCGTGTGTGAAGGTCGACGTAAAGGAGGGCGAGTCAACGCGTCAGCTTCTAGGAGAGACGGACGCAGTCGACGACGACCTCAAGCTAAGAACCGAGGATGGCTACCTCTACATACCTGTCGAGTCGAAGAACGTGGTTCCCGAGAGCCTCGACGCCGAGATATGTGAGGCGGAGTTCGAGGAGCGCGAGACTCTCGTATCCCCCGAGGACATACTCGGCTACTCGCCGACCTTCGAGGCTGTCGGAGACATAGCCCTGATAGAGGAAAGAGAGGACGATGAAGTCGACACAGACACGGAAAATGTAGGCGAGGCAGTCGTCGAGGCAGACAACAACATAACGACGGCTCTCGCTGTCGAGTCGAAGGTCAAGGGACGTGAGAGGCTACGTGATCTCAGACACGTCTACGGCGACGAGACGACAGAGACAGTCCACCGTGAGTACGGCGTAGAGCTCAGAGTCGACGTATCGGAGGTCTACTTCACTCCACGTCTCGCCAACGAGCGTCAGAGGGTCGTGTCACAGATAGACGAAGGAGAAAGAGTCCTCGACATGTTCGCAGGCGTAGGTCCCTACTCGGTTCCCGCGGCGAAAAAGGGCGCTGAGGTCACGGCTGTCGACGTCAACCCCGATGCAGTCGAGTACCTGAGGCAGAACGCCGAGAGAAATGGGGTCGGAGACCGAATCAGCGTCGTCGAAGGAGACGCACGCGATGTAGCCCGGCGTCTCGGCGGCTTCGACAGGATCATAATGAACCTGCCACAGTCCGCCGACGACTTCCTCGACGCGGCTGTAGAGGCGGCGGGCGACGGCTGTGTGATCCATTACTACGACATGAGACACGAGGACGACCTCTTCGAGGGCGGAGTCGACGAGATACGTGAGGCGGCGAGCGACGGAGGATACGAGATCGAGGTCCTCGACGAGGTCAACGTGCGTTCGTACGCACCCTACGAGTACAACGTCTGTATAGACGCCAGGCTTAAAGAAGAAGAAGAAGACGAGAGCTGTGTCTGA
- a CDS encoding dodecin — protein MVFKKITVIGSSSESWEDAAMDAVERAEATLHDIHWVEVESQGMEIARADDPEYQTEVTIAFELEDK, from the coding sequence ATGGTATTCAAAAAGATCACCGTGATCGGAAGCAGCAGCGAGTCGTGGGAGGACGCCGCGATGGACGCCGTAGAGAGGGCAGAGGCAACCCTACACGACATCCACTGGGTCGAGGTCGAGTCACAGGGAATGGAGATAGCGAGAGCCGACGACCCCGAGTACCAGACAGAGGTCACTATCGCTTTCGAGCTAGAGGATAAGTAG